TTACAAATTTTATTCTGACTTTTGAAACTTTAGATCTATATGTGCTGCCATTTTTATTTGGTAGATATAATCTGCTGTGCCATTTTAACTAATTCATCTTTTGATATATTAGAATCAATTGTTAAGAAAGAATAGTTAATTCCATTTTGCATCCAATTTAAACATTGAATTTGAGAGATTTCTACCTTATCAGATCCATAGCTGAATACATATTTACCAGAGGATTCATCCTGCTTATCTTGTCCTGTTAATTTATAGTCTGCTGGTACAAGTTTATTAGCATAGGAATGATAATATAAATCTATACCGTTAGAAGTAGCAATAACAGTCTCTTTCTTTGATCTTTCACCTAACATTCCATTTTCCATAGAAAGATTTAATTTATCCTTACCTTTTGTATAAGTAAAATCAAGTGATTTTGTTTTTGCTACAGAATTACCTTTCTCATCATTTCCTTCATTATTTACAGTATATCCACTTGTAAAAGTATATCCATTATCAAATTCCTTTACTAATTTAGGAGCAAATTTAAAATCATCCTTTACTTGTTCTACTGTAGGCATAGTAGTATAGGTTGGTATGTTACTTCCATGTGAAGTTATAGAAAATATTTTTCCAGTAGCAAATGCTGTTGTTCCTACTACCATAGCAGCCACTAGTGCAATAATAATTTTTTTCTTAATTGATATTTTTCTATTTTCCATTTCGTCATTCTCCTTTTGATCCGGTAAGCTGTTTAATGTTGCACTTACCTTATTTTTAAAACTTTCAGGTGTATCTGGAAAGGCATTATTCCAATTATAATTATTCATATGTTGCCTCCATATGCTCTAACTTTATTTTTAATAATTTTCGTCCTTTTGCTAATCTGCTTTTTACAGTTCCTGCAGGTATTTTTAAGATCTGTTTAATTTCTTCTACCGTATATCCCTCTACATAATAAAGAACAACTGTAATACGAATGCGCTCTGGTAAATTCTTAATAGCCAAATACAATTCACTATAATCCTTTTTATCATCGGCTTTTGCGGACTCAAAGTATTCTTCATAAGATACTTTTGAATATTCTTTGCGCTTTAAACTGTAACATTCATTTATGAGTATTCTAATCAACCATGTTTTAAAATATTGTTCATTCTTTAGTGTATCTAATTTGTTATATGCTTTTAAAATTGCTCCCTGAACGGCATCCTCACAATCTTGCTCATGAGTCAAAATTGATTTAGATACATGATATAAAGTGGAATTAGCCTTAAGAACATTATCGATAAATGTATCTTTATTCAATTGACTTTCCTACCTTTCCTTGCAAACTGCAGCGCTACTTTTTTGCTTTACACTAATTAGATGTATATATCTATCAAATGGTTCATTTAATTTTTATTGAAATTAAATTTTTTATAATTGACAATAAAAAACACTTAACAAATATATTCTATATGTTAAGCATTTTTGAATAGACTATTATTTTCTCAGATATATTCCATTCATGGTTATATGACGACCTATTATAAGGATTTTCTATTATACTTTGCTTATGAGCAAAACTCCATCTAAAGCCACAAATCACTGATATTACCAACCGATTAAGTTTTTTTCCTCTTGTGTTTTTATATTTACTACCTTTGGCTTCTTTACATTTTCTCCATTTATTAAAATAAAAGAATCATTATCATACCAGCCAGCAGGATAATGGGAAGGTTTTTTACGTGTATCATATTTATAAATTTCAGAACTACCTATAGTAGCTACTGTAATTTTATCATCATTATAAGACCTCATAAGAATTCTATCTTTGTTTGGAGAAATATAATATATTGGAAAATCTTCTAATTTATCTTGTACCTTAAATAGAATTTCTTTATTGGTTAATGTATCAAATACATGAATTTCATTGTCCTTTAGAAAGGCGAACATATCTGTAGCACCAAATACTAGAATAGCATTTGAATTCGCTGGTATTGAGTATACTTTGTTAACTTGTCTTGTTTTTGGTACCAATTTTGAAACTTGATTTTTATCTATTAAATAACAGTTATCTGCACTATTGCTGTAGATGTATCCATCCCAGTCATCTAGCACTTTATTCCAGCTATTATCTGAATACTGATATAAACTATTGTCAATGACACAAAGAATATAATTGTCTTTAATATATACAATATTACAATTGCGCTTAAACTTTCCATTAGGCCTTTTTATTTCTTTACTCTTGGTACTTTTTATATCATATATGTATATACTATCCAATCTATTACTGCTAAATATATATTTACTACTATCCTTTGACCAGCAGCCCACTGCATTGTATCCACCTTTTTCAACAAGAGTTTTTAACTTTTTAGACTGTATATTATATATTTTTAATTGATCTTCATCTTTATTTTTATCAATTAAATCCTCATCTCCTCCATCAAAGTTAAAGATAATATTTTTACAATCTGGACTAATGGTGATGTTGGAAAGGGTACTTCCCTGCACTCTGGTGGCATCTACTTTTTCGGAGTCAAAAAGTTTTGTTATCTTTTTTTCCTTGACATCAATCAATAATCCATCTACAGGATTGTGTACGAATATTTTAGAGCCATAAATCTCCCGAATGGTATAAGGCCAATCTGAAAAGTCGTAACCTGTTTTGTTCTTACAACTTACGCATAAAACAATAATTAATAATTGTAAAATAAATATAAATAGGATATTTTCTAATGAAAATACTTTTTTTAAAAGTGGTTTATTTAACATAGTTAACCTCCCATGGGCATGAATTCACATCATAATTCTAATAGGTTCCATATAAAATGTAAATACAAAAAGCATGAAACAGTGTTTTTTTGACATGAAAAGTTGGTGAAGAGGATTAGAATGATTTTTATGTATGAAATAAGTTATTTCATGCTTTTTGCATTGCAGTATTATTTTTATAGGAATATAATGCGAATAATCTAACCAATAAGAGCATTTCACAGGTTTATAAAATGAATAATGGTAATGTAAATAATTTTATTGTCTTAAGATAGAATTTTCTATAGATAGTTAAAGTTTAATTTAAAATGTAGTTAAAAAAGAGGTGATGTTAATGAAAAATAATAAAATTAATAATAGAATTATAATAGTAATACTTACTGTAATAATATTAACTATTATAAATGTATATTTTAAAAATAGCAGATTACCATCTGCTATAAATGTTTATACATCAATTAATAATGATCCGGAAACTATATTAAATTACTCTAAATATAAACATTCAGTAGGAGGCTATAAAGAAGCTATTGAAGGATATGAGGCTGTTATAAATAACCCTTCATCAAGTAAATCTTTGAAATTGAAAGCACAGGCATATCTTATATTATCACAGCACGGACAAGCATTAGAACCAATTGAACCAATTAAATACTTAGAAGATAGCAAGGCTAAGAGTAATGAATTTAAAAGAACAGGCTATGTATTTTTAGATAGGGTTGATTACATAACTACAGGGGATTATTTTAATGCCAGTAAAGAAACCTGTTATCATGAAAGTGAGTTTACTCATCTTGATGAAAATGGCTTACCTATGGTTAAATATAGTGATTATAATGGGGGAGATGGAAGTTTTCATTATAATCCTGTAACAATAGCACAGTTTTCCTTAACTGCATTTGGCAGATATAAAAATGGAACTGGTACAAAGAAACAGTTTATAGATTCAATTGATAAATTATTATCCCTGCAGAGTCCTTCCGGTGCTATGAGACTTGATTTTAGTTTCAAGCATTATATAAACAATGATATCTACAAACCAGGCTGGGTATCATCATTAGCCCAAGGACAAGCTATAAGTGCCTTTGTACGAGCATATCAGGTAACAGGTGATAATAAATATTTAGATGCAGCAGATAAAGCTTATATGTTTATGTGTATACCAGTAAATGAAGGTGGCACCAAGGATACTAGTGAGGATTTAGATGGAACCGATAATGTATTTTTTCAAGAATACATTACTACACCAAAATCATATACTTTAAATGGCTTTATATTTACTATTATAGGTATTTATGATTTATCTCAAACTAAAGATAGTATATATAAAGGAGATGCTCATAAGATGTTTGTTAATTGTAATGATACACTTCTAAAAGTTATACATAAATACGATTTAGGCTGTATGACAGCTTATGATGCAGCATATATTACAAAAAAGGATCAGTATCCTAACATGAATATACAATACCATGCAAGTCATATAGAACTTGTAGATGCCATGTATTCTATAACTAATAATCCCATATACAAATACTATAATTTAATGTGGAAATCCTATGTTGTTTGATATATAGTTATTGACTTGTGTTGTTTACAGGCGTAATATTAAATTATAAATTACACTTGTAAACAGAAAGGAGAATGTTTTTGAGGAAAGTAGTTGCAATCTCTGATGCGGAACTAGAAATTATGAAAATAATATGGAAAAGCCCTAATATAACAGCAAATAAAATTATTGAAAAACTTAAAGGTAAAACTGAATGGAAACCTAATACCATAAAAACATTAATAAATAGATTACTTAATAAAGGGGCTATTGATTTTCAGAAGGAAGGAAAAGAATACTACTATTATAACTTGATTAATGAAGAGGAGTACAAAATTTCAGAGAGTAAGTCTTTTTTAAATAAAATATTTAATGGATCCTTGAATTTGATGTTAATGAACTTTATAAAAACTAAGAACCTGTCAGAAAAAGATATTGAAGAATTGAAAAAAATTTTAAATAATGCCCATAAATAAATGATGATGAGGTTTGCATATGGTGGATATAGTAAAAATACTATTTTTAATGTCACTGCAGGGAAGCTTTTTAGTTGTATTTATACTTTTAATAAAATTAATTTTAAGAGAAAGACTTAATGTCAAATTTCACTACTTTATATGGTTTCTGTTAGTAATAAAACTTATCATCCCTTATGGCCCCGAGAGCAATTTCAGCATATTTAACATATTTAATTCTGTAGTGGATATAAGGACTACTGGGTTAAATCCTGTTTTTAAAATTAATAAAAATAACTTTACCATATCAGATATTAAACAGGTAGAGCTTATAAAAAACACTGGAACTACAGAAAAACCTAAAAATACTATAAACCCAAATAGTATACCTGAATCAGATAAAAAAATGATTATAAATTTATATTTATATGTATATGGATTCTAGGCATTATGATCATGAGTATATTTATATTATATGGAACTATAAAGATTAGGCTTATTAAAAAATTATCTACTTACCAGCAATCATCTAATATTAATAAAATTTTAGATGATTGTTTAGACATAATGGGTATTAAAAAAAAGTAAATTTAGTATATACCTATAAAATAAACAATCCGTGTATATATGGGGTTATCAAGCCTTCAATTTTTATACCTATAAAGATTTTGGAAAGTATTTCAGAAGATGAATTTAAGTATATTTTATTACATGAGGTTTCTCATTTTAAAAGAAAAGATACTTTAGTAAATTGGATATTGATAATACTGAATATTATATACTGGTATAATCCTGTGATATGGTATGGATTTTATAAGATGAGGCAGGATCGTGAAATTGCATGTGATAACTGTGCCCTGAAGTATTTAGAACATGGGGAAAATATAAAGTATGGAAGTGCAATTATAAAATTGATACAGCTAACTAATGAATCACAGATTTTAATTGGTACTACCTCAATAGTTAGTAGCAAATCTGAAATAAAAAAGAGAATTATTATGATATCAAAACATAAAAAAACATCATGGAAAGGCATATTATTTGGGAGTATAGTTATTATAGGTGTGGGAATAGTTGGATTGACGTCATCTAGTTTAAAATTAAGTGCCCTAGATAACCATAAGATCACATTTACAAATAAAACTTTGGAAAAGGCCTTAAGAGAGAAAATGAATAAACCGGAGGGAGATATATTAAAAAGCGATGTATTAAAGATAGATGAACTCAACCTATCATATAAAGAAAAAGAACTTAAATCTTTAGATGGCATTGAGAATTTAACCAACTTGAAGAGTTTAAATTTAACATTTAGTTACGCAGTTGATATATCACCTTTAAAAGATCTAACAAAACTCCACTATCTAAACCTTTCAAGAAATTATTTTATATTGAATAAAGACATATCTTCCTTGAAAAATTTAGTGAACCTGGAAAGGCTGGATTTGTCATCGGATGGAATAGAAGATTTAACTCCATTAAAAAATATGAAAAATTTAAGGGTATTGAATTTATATTCTAATGAAATTACGGATTTAAACCCTATTAAAGACTTGAATCAGCTTAAAGAAATTAATTTAAGTGGTGGTTCGAGGGATGGATATAACCATATAAAAGATATTTCTATATTAAAGGATTTTAAAGATCTTCATAATCTAAATATTTCATTTAATGATGTTACCAAATCAGTTGTTGATGATTTGCAGAAAGCTCTTCCAGATTGCAATGTGAAATGTAAACAATTAGGAGAATTAGATTATCCCAGATTTATAACCTGCCAGGGATGGACCGGAGATGAAAAATATTGGAATGATAACACTGAAGATAATTCATTTTATGCAGAATTCAATCCATTTAGTGGAGTTGATATAAGAGAGATAGCTTACAGTACAGAGCCTTATACTATAAAGCTCAATTCAAATATTGTAAGTGAAAAATTGACTGTAAGAGTCTATTATGATGGAAAAAAACTCTTTGAAAAAGAGAATCCTGAAGGTGAAACTGTAAATATTCCATATACATCTAAAGGAGTATATATTGAAAGTGTGGGAGAAGGAGCAAAGGGTAATTTTAAATTTGAATTGAAGTAGTTGATGCATTGTTATTAATTTTTGTGCCTTTGGCACAGTGAAGGGAATGATAAATTTTATGAAAAATAAAAAATTATTAGCTTTGGTTTTAATTGTGTCCTTGTCTACGTCTTCATCAATTTTATTAAAATCTAATAGGGTATATGCATATTCCATTTCTAATGGAATTCAAAATGTAGTAAGAATTGGAGGAACTAACAGGTTTGATACATCATCTAAAATAGCTGAGCATGGATGGAAGCAGTCAGATAATGTGGTATTGGTTGGTGCTGAGAGTGATGTTGATTTTGCAGATGCTTTGGCAGGGACACCTCTGGCATATTCTTTAAATGCACCTATATTACTTACCAATATAATTAGCACTCCTGATGAAATTAGTGATGAGATAAGTAAATTAAAAGCTAAGAATATATATATATTAGGAGGAACTGGGACAGTATCTCAAGTACAGGAAAATATTTTTAAATCAGAAGGATATGCTGTCACTAGGATAGCTGGAGCCACAAGATATGACACAGCCATAAAAATAGCAGATGAATTAAACAATAAATCTAAATTATCAAAGGTATATCTAACAACAAGCAGTCAGTTTCAATATGCATTAGCTGCCGCAACTTATGCAGCTTTAGAAAATGCAGCAATTTTATTCACGGATGGAGATATCTTAAATCAAGCTACTCAATTAGAAATATTAAAGTTAGATGTAAAAGATGTAGAAATAATAGGTGGAAGTGGTATAGTCTCATCAGATGTTGATTCTGAATTAAAAGAATTGGGTTTAAATGTTTCCAGAGTTGGAGGCAATACACCAGAGGAGGTGGTCTCAAATCTCATAAATCAAAATGAAGATAAAATAAATGGCATAGCAATAGCAAGTAATAGCATATTCTCTGATGCACTCTCTGGGGCTGTACTCTCTGCTAAAAATAATATGGCTACTGTATTTGTAAATGAAACTTTTGATTATAGTAATATAGCTAATAATATTACAAGTGCAGTTATATATGGGGGAACGGGAGTAGTGAGTCAATCTTTAGAAGATGAAGTTAAAAATATGGGGGATACTATTGACATATCTAAATTAGGTGATAGAGACCAAGCAATAAAAGATGATAATGTAGTTATGATTTCAACAATAGATTCTCAAGATAAGGAAGATAAAAATGAGGTCTATAATACAAAAGAAGATATGGGAGTAACTGTACTTAGCTTCTCATCTAATAGTATAAAAAATTAAAAATAAATGGTTCACAGGATACAATTTCTACTATAGATGAATCAAAACTTAAGTTGGTTGCAGATATTATTATAAATTCGCTAGTTAACTTGGAAGTTTTAAATTATTGAGGTAAAATAACTGCTACCCCCAAAATACTTATGAGCTAAACAATGTTTATTTCTAGAAGAAATCAGTATATAATATAGAAAATTGGAATTATATTGTGTAGATTTTGGTAATAGATGTTGAGGCAAATCACAAGGGGGTATAAGTTAATGATAAATTATAGTAAAATAGTGGGTATATTTTCTAGAGTCGATGAGGATTTAGGGAACAGTTCTCTGCTGGTTTCAGTGAGAAAAGGACTTACATATATGATTCCATTATTGTTAATTGGTTCTATAGCATTAGTTTTCTTAAGTTTGCCCATTCCTGCATATCAAAATATAAGAACCATCGAAGACTTGCAAGGTTATCATCTATTCCTATAATTTTTAATATTAATGAACTTATTGTATTTGGTCTTCCCATAGTATTAAATCCAGTTTATCTTATTCCATTTTTATTTACACCAATAATATTAACTATAACTTCTTATTTAGCCATATATTCAGGTTTGGTACCCTATACAATAACTACTGTTGAATGGACAACTCCCATTCTTTTAAGTGGATATGTTGCAACTAATTCTATAAAAGGTAGTATACTGCAAATATTTAATTTAACACTTGGAATTTTGTGTTATATACCTTTTGTTAAGTTGGCAGAAAGTGTTTCTTATATAAGAATGATAAATAGTTTTAGAAGGGTATGTACTGTATTTAAAGAAAATGAAGAAAAGGGAATAGTCAGTACGTTGATTTCAAGAAATGATGATACGGGAAATATATCAAGATTTTTAACAGCTGATTTGGAGTATGCTCTTAAAAATAATAAAGTCATGTTGTTCTATCAACCACAAGTGGACTATAAAGGCGATATTTTTGGGGTAGAAGCTCTGCTTAGGTGGAAACATGATATATATGGATACATTTATCCTCCTTTAGTTATTGCATTGGCATCAGAAGGGCATCTCATGGATAAACTTAGCTATTGGATATTAAATAGAGTCTGTAGTGATTTAAATAAAATGAATAAGCTTGGATTTCGAAATATCATAGTATCTATAAATATGTCTGTAGCCCAATTAGAAAACGATTATTTTGTTAATAATCTTCAAAAAAGTATTAAAAAGCATAAAATAGCACAAGATAAACTTGAAATTGAAATAACAGAGCAAATTGCATTGAGGAGTAGTAAAGATATTAGGGATAGAATCATGGCTATGAAGAAATTGGGAGTAAGATTGGCCATGGATGATTTTGGTATAGGACATAGCTCTTTGATGTATCTTAAAGAATATGAATTTGATACTATAAAGCTGGATGGTTCTTTAGTTCGGGAAATTTTATATAATAATAATTGCAGGGATATTATTCAGTCTATTGTATCCTTGGGGAAATCATTAAATTATTCAGTAATAGCGGAATATGTGGAAGAAGAAGAGCAGCGAGATATACTTTATGAACTTGGATGTCATAGATATCAAGGATATTTATACAGTAAACCTCTTAATTATGATGAGCTAATAGAATATTTATTAGACAAATGTAAGAGTAAATTCTGTGGGTAAGTGGGATAAAGTTCAGATTTTGTTATTTTCTATATAGTAGATAAAAAAGCCATGTGTAAAGGAAAATAAATTTTTCTCTATGTGCATGGCTTTTGTCTACAGAAATTTCAGATATCTTTACTATACTTCTGCTATTACCCGGCAAGGAAGTCCGGAAAACCCGCTCATATTTACAGGGAAAGTATATACTGTAAAGAAATTAGAGGTCATTTCTCCTAATAATAGGTCTAGATTGCTTAAATTTTCAATAATGAATATTCCGCTATCTGCACAATATTGATCTGCCCTAGGATGATTTTCAGGTTTTTTAATTCCAGCCATGTCTACTCCTATAAAGCTTACTTTTTTGTCAATGAGGTAATCAATCAATTTATCAGATAGTTCTATATATGTGGAAAAGTATTCTTTTGTACCATATCCAT
This window of the Clostridium kluyveri DSM 555 genome carries:
- a CDS encoding EAL domain-containing protein, which gives rise to MVPYTITTVEWTTPILLSGYVATNSIKGSILQIFNLTLGILCYIPFVKLAESVSYIRMINSFRRVCTVFKENEEKGIVSTLISRNDDTGNISRFLTADLEYALKNNKVMLFYQPQVDYKGDIFGVEALLRWKHDIYGYIYPPLVIALASEGHLMDKLSYWILNRVCSDLNKMNKLGFRNIIVSINMSVAQLENDYFVNNLQKSIKKHKIAQDKLEIEITEQIALRSSKDIRDRIMAMKKLGVRLAMDDFGIGHSSLMYLKEYEFDTIKLDGSLVREILYNNNCRDIIQSIVSLGKSLNYSVIAEYVEEEEQRDILYELGCHRYQGYLYSKPLNYDELIEYLLDKCKSKFCG
- a CDS encoding RNA polymerase sigma factor, whose protein sequence is MNKDTFIDNVLKANSTLYHVSKSILTHEQDCEDAVQGAILKAYNKLDTLKNEQYFKTWLIRILINECYSLKRKEYSKVSYEEYFESAKADDKKDYSELYLAIKNLPERIRITVVLYYVEGYTVEEIKQILKIPAGTVKSRLAKGRKLLKIKLEHMEATYE
- a CDS encoding cyclase family protein gives rise to the protein MNSGLEKAGHIGTHFDIMDKEFSIENILTKGKIFDISNIKASEVNVEDLDLSSIQQNDFVIFHSGILKKYGYGTKEYFSTYIELSDKLIDYLIDKKVSFIGVDMAGIKKPENHPRADQYCADSGIFIIENLSNLDLLLGEMTSNFFTVYTFPVNMSGFSGLPCRVIAEV
- a CDS encoding BlaI/MecI/CopY family transcriptional regulator — translated: MRKVVAISDAELEIMKIIWKSPNITANKIIEKLKGKTEWKPNTIKTLINRLLNKGAIDFQKEGKEYYYYNLINEEEYKISESKSFLNKIFNGSLNLMLMNFIKTKNLSEKDIEELKKILNNAHK
- a CDS encoding D-glucuronyl C5-epimerase family protein; the protein is MKNNKINNRIIIVILTVIILTIINVYFKNSRLPSAINVYTSINNDPETILNYSKYKHSVGGYKEAIEGYEAVINNPSSSKSLKLKAQAYLILSQHGQALEPIEPIKYLEDSKAKSNEFKRTGYVFLDRVDYITTGDYFNASKETCYHESEFTHLDENGLPMVKYSDYNGGDGSFHYNPVTIAQFSLTAFGRYKNGTGTKKQFIDSIDKLLSLQSPSGAMRLDFSFKHYINNDIYKPGWVSSLAQGQAISAFVRAYQVTGDNKYLDAADKAYMFMCIPVNEGGTKDTSEDLDGTDNVFFQEYITTPKSYTLNGFIFTIIGIYDLSQTKDSIYKGDAHKMFVNCNDTLLKVIHKYDLGCMTAYDAAYITKKDQYPNMNIQYHASHIELVDAMYSITNNPIYKYYNLMWKSYVV
- a CDS encoding cell wall-binding repeat-containing protein — protein: MKNKKLLALVLIVSLSTSSSILLKSNRVYAYSISNGIQNVVRIGGTNRFDTSSKIAEHGWKQSDNVVLVGAESDVDFADALAGTPLAYSLNAPILLTNIISTPDEISDEISKLKAKNIYILGGTGTVSQVQENIFKSEGYAVTRIAGATRYDTAIKIADELNNKSKLSKVYLTTSSQFQYALAAATYAALENAAILFTDGDILNQATQLEILKLDVKDVEIIGGSGIVSSDVDSELKELGLNVSRVGGNTPEEVVSNLINQNEDKINGIAIASNSIFSDALSGAVLSAKNNMATVFVNETFDYSNIANNITSAVIYGGTGVVSQSLEDEVKNMGDTIDISKLGDRDQAIKDDNVVMISTIDSQDKEDKNEVYNTKEDMGVTVLSFSSNSIKN
- a CDS encoding M56 family metallopeptidase — encoded protein: MVDIVKILFLMSLQGSFLVVFILLIKLILRERLNVKFHYFIWFLLVIKLIIPYGPESNFSIFNIFNSVVDIRTTGLNPVFKINKNNFTISDIKQVELIKNTGTTEKPKNTINPNSIPESDKKMIINLYLYVYGF